The following coding sequences are from one Macaca nemestrina isolate mMacNem1 chromosome 1, mMacNem.hap1, whole genome shotgun sequence window:
- the LOC139358793 gene encoding small ribosomal subunit protein eS1-like — protein MAVGKNKRLTKGGKKGAKKKVVDPFSKKDWYDVKAPAMFNIRNIGKTLVTRTQGTKIASDGLKGRVFEVSLADLQNDEVAFRKFKLITEDVQGKNCLTNFHGMDLTHDKMCSMVKKWQTMIEAHVDVKTTDGHLLRLFCVGFTKKRNNQIRKTSYAQHQQVRQIRKKMMEIMTREVQTNDLKEVVNKLIPDSIGKDIEKACQSIYPLHDVFVRKVKMLKKPKFELGQLMELHGEGSSSGKATGDETGAKVERADGYEPPVQESV, from the coding sequence ATGGCGGTTGGCAAGAACAAGCGCCTTACGAAAGGCGGCAAAAAGGGAGCCAAGAAGAAAGTGGTTGATccattttctaagaaagattgGTATGATGTGAAAGCACCTGCTATGTTCAATATAAGAAATATTGGAAAGACGCTCGTCACCAGGACCCAAGGAACCAAAATTGCATCTGATGGTCTCAAGGGTCGTGTGTTTGAAGTGAGTCTTGCTGATTTGCAGAATGATGAAGTTGCATTTAGAAAATTCAAGCTGATTACTGAAGATGTTCAGGGCAAAAACTGCCTGACTAACTTCCATGGCATGGATCTTACCCATGACAAAATGTGTTCCATGGTCAAAAAGTGGCAGACAATGATTGAAGCTCATGTTGATGTCAAGACTACTGATGGTCACTTGCTTCGTCTGTTCTGTGTTGGTTTTACTAAAAAACGCAACAATCAGATACGGAAGACCTCTTATGCTCAGCACCAACAGGTCCGCCAAATCCGGAAGAAGATGATGGAAATCATGACCCGAGAGGTGCAGACAAATGACTTGAAAGAAGTGGTCAATAAATTGATTCCAGACAGCATTGGAAAAGACATAGAAAAGGCTTGCCAATCTATTTATCCTCTCCATGATGTCTTcgttagaaaagtaaaaatgctgAAGAAGCCCAAGTTTGAATTGGGACAGCTCATGGAGCTTCATGGTGAAGGCAGTAGTTCTGGAAAAGCCACTGGGGACGAGACAGGTGCTAAAGTTGAACGAGCTGATGGATATGAACCACCAGTCCAAGAATCTGTTTAA